The Streptomyces avermitilis MA-4680 = NBRC 14893 genome contains a region encoding:
- a CDS encoding glutamate--cysteine ligase 2: MSLYTVGVEEEYLLLDPATRLPMPAAEQVRAAAGLEPIAGEDEIQPELSEAQVEVATPVCTSLDEIGGHLVRLRHVLGRAAESNGCRLAACGTPPIKEESPPPLTNNPRYRAMRAQAPQLVAEQLVCGTHVHVGVPDPEIGVAVLNRIRLWLPVLVAMSANSPFWAGHDTGFASWRTVIFGRWPVSGPPPHFADLADHEKRVQQLLTCGVIFDPGQLYWQARLSSRYPTVEVRCLDVQLRADDAVMFAGIVRALVATAINDAKAGVPVPSCPPELLQGANWHAARHGLSGSLIDYEGRRRSAGDVLSQLMDHIGPALDAADDSREVASLVHRLLREGTPADRQRRALLRGGLRAVTDLIITESAVT; the protein is encoded by the coding sequence ATGAGCCTGTACACGGTGGGCGTGGAGGAGGAGTACCTGCTGCTGGACCCCGCCACGAGGCTTCCGATGCCGGCTGCCGAGCAGGTACGAGCCGCTGCCGGCCTGGAGCCGATCGCGGGGGAGGACGAGATACAGCCCGAGCTGTCCGAGGCGCAGGTCGAGGTCGCCACTCCGGTGTGCACCAGCCTGGACGAGATAGGCGGCCACCTGGTGCGGCTGAGGCACGTCCTGGGGCGTGCGGCCGAGAGCAACGGATGCCGGCTCGCGGCCTGTGGTACGCCGCCGATCAAGGAAGAATCGCCGCCGCCGCTGACCAACAACCCGCGCTACCGGGCCATGCGCGCGCAGGCTCCGCAACTGGTCGCGGAGCAGCTGGTCTGCGGCACACACGTCCACGTCGGTGTGCCCGATCCGGAGATCGGGGTGGCCGTCCTGAACCGGATCCGGTTGTGGCTGCCCGTACTGGTGGCCATGTCGGCGAACTCGCCCTTCTGGGCGGGGCACGACACCGGCTTCGCCAGCTGGCGCACGGTGATCTTCGGACGCTGGCCGGTAAGTGGACCACCGCCGCACTTCGCCGATCTGGCCGATCACGAGAAGCGGGTGCAGCAACTGCTGACCTGCGGGGTGATCTTCGACCCCGGCCAGCTCTACTGGCAGGCGCGCCTCTCCAGCCGCTATCCGACCGTCGAAGTGCGCTGTCTGGATGTCCAGCTGAGGGCTGACGACGCGGTGATGTTCGCGGGGATCGTCCGTGCGCTCGTCGCCACCGCGATCAATGACGCGAAAGCCGGTGTGCCGGTGCCGTCTTGCCCGCCCGAACTGCTCCAGGGCGCCAACTGGCACGCGGCCCGGCACGGACTGAGCGGCTCGCTGATCGACTACGAGGGCCGCCGCCGCAGTGCCGGCGACGTGCTGTCCCAGCTGATGGACCACATCGGCCCCGCCCTGGACGCTGCCGACGACAGCCGGGAGGTGGCGTCACTGGTGCACCGTCTGCTGCGCGAAGGAACCCCCGCGGACCGGCAACGCCGCGCGCTGCTGCGGGGAGGCCTGCGCGCTGTCACCGACTTGATCATCACCGAGAGTGCGGTGACCTGA